The Mustela nigripes isolate SB6536 chromosome 6, MUSNIG.SB6536, whole genome shotgun sequence DNA window CACCTCTTAGCAGGCCAGCAGCTCACATGTGTCCTGTAGACATTGTCATTAAGCAGAACAGGTCTCTGGAACGCCCAGGGTAGGGCCGAGGTCACCAGAGGCCCCTGGTGGACATCAGCGGTGGATTCTGTGATTACTGctaataatgaatactgttttcccTTTGTTCCCATTGCAGTCCCGATTGCAGGTAAGGCCAGCTGTCCTTCCCATCCACTGCAGGAGTCCCTGAGGCCCTTCGTCAGGGGCCACATGACAAGTCCCTCACTGAGTCTCATCTGGAACTACGCAGAGAAGGAGGCCAGCCCGGGGGTGGAGGTCGTCAGCATGTCATGGCACAGGCCGGAAAGGACTGCCCAGCGGCTGGGCAGCGGGGCTGGGAGAGCTCAGGGCCAGCGGAGCAGGCCTTCTCTGCCGTGTCACTCATGTCGTTCTGCTTCCCACAGACTACATACCCCTGTGGGTGTACGGGTTCATCACGGGCATCTCCATCCTGCTGGTGGGTTCCGTCATCCTGCTGATCATCTGCATGACCTGGAGGCTGCCCGGTAAGTATCGTCACAGCATTTGCCCCTCTGTTCCCCTCTGTCTCCCTAggccctcctctcccactccagtCTCTGAGAGGCCATACTGGGGGGGCACCCTGTAGTCCCAGCCCTTCCATCTCAACTGAAGTACCGACATTGTGTCTCTTGGGCCACAGCAAGCTTAACTGTCAGGAGCTGAGCCTGCAGAAGGCTGACATGAGCTCGGATCCCAGCCCCACCACTTACGCCCCAGGCCGATTACTTCAGTCCCTGAGCCTTGggttcctcttttataaaatagaaattaaaaagataccCACATCATAAAACGAATGGAAGGATtacatgaaataatgtatatgaCTTCTTAGACTAGAGCCTGGCACTATTTGCTCGACAGATGTTAGCCATAATTTCGTTTATTGTtaccaaaattaatatttttaaaacgaACTGGATTGGAAGAGTAAGGGTAGAGTTTCCCTGCCTCAGACATGATCAGCCAGGCAGGTGGGAGAACCTGAACGAGCCCATCCTGCACCCCCCAGATGCGTACATCTGTCAGGGAGAACAGCAAGAGATAGCATAATGTGACAGAGAAGGCTCTGGATGGGCCAAGAACACATGGATGtggcccccagctctgcctccctaCAGCTTACTGAATAAACCCTAGATCTAGTTTTGCCTTCTGGAAAATGGGATAATAACCCCTCCTTCTCAAGGTTGGGGTGTGGATTGGATGGCCCAGCGTGGAAGGTCCTGGCCAGTGGGTGCTGGGAGATAGCAACTCCCTCTCCCTGGATCCCTGTCTGGCCAAGTTCTGAGCAGAAAGCACCTGGGGCCTTCTGGTGAAGGGCTgggccttcccctgcccctccatgGCCCCGCACCCTTCCTTCACTGGCCTGAGAGCCGTTCCCACACTTACAAGAACTTACAAGGTTCATCAAGGTTAAGTATCAGTCATTATTAATTGTTGTGTGATGGGCTCTGGAAGACCCACCGCGAGGGCCCTTCTCCTCAGGACCATTAGCAGGGTCAAATAAGTTAACATCTCTGTGAGTgctttaaagattgattgattgattgatttgggggatggtgggagaaagagaaggcatctcaagcagactctccactgacccCCGAGCCCCCACGGGACCCCAtctcatgagctgagccgaaaccaagagttggacgcttacctgactgagccagcccctccccatcccccaaccccacccacacCTCCGCCCCCTGGCATGCGTGAGTGCTTCCTAAACTGTAAAGCCCCCCATAGATGCCAGGGaggctttttcttcatttctgtagtTGCACTCTGACCTTCTGTTGAAGAGTCCCCTATACCATGGGATGAAGGAAAGGACACTTGTTTGACTGCCTTTGGTAGTTCTGGGAAGAGGCCCAAGAGGTGGGAATTGAAATTCAGGTTCGAAAAGTCTTCCTTGGCCACCCGTGGGTTCTGGGCATCCTGCCACATCACCGAGGAACTGACTCCCGCACCACGGTTCCTTCTTTGCGTCTCTGGGGGAACCGTTGCTTCAGAATGTCGTTTCCTTTCCTCACTTCAGAAATACCCGGAGGAAGTGTTGTAAACGGGCCTGGTGGGGGCTGCTTCTGGAGATGTGTCGTAAGCCTCTTACAAGGACAATTCTGGGAGAGAGGCTTTCCCTGCACTGGGGGGTTTCCTCAGGGCTGGCCAgactgtggggaggagaggaaccATTGCTAGAACGAGGGACCATGCGGGGGATCCCCTAGTCACCATGCCGGGGGTCCTGGCTAGGTCAGTGCTACAGAATATTCCTGACCCCAGCTGACTATGTACAATGTGCCAGACATTTCACAGATACAATCTCTTTTCATCTCCACCACACAGACGccctttacagaggaagaaactgagttCCAGAGCCCTCAGTAACTTTCCCAAATCTCCCAGCTGTTGATGGCAAACCTGGGAGTCACACCTGAGCAGCTCCTCACAGCACGGGGTCCTGCAAAGGCCCCAAAGCACCTACCAACTGTTGTTTCTGAACGCCCTCGCTAGTTATCTGCCCTGGGTCAGGGCTGGGCCAGCGCTCCATCAGACGGCCCCCGGGAACTGATCCCTGTTGCTCCTCCAAAAGAGCCGCTCCagcgtatttttttttctttcagggtcTCATCGTGAAAAATATGGTAATGACAGCAAATGCACAGGTCAGTGTTTCCTGGTGTGGGTGGGTTGGGTTTGGTGAGTGTTGCTGTCAAAGGCATGCTCGAGGGTTCTCTTGAGACACAGGGGTGGGTTGCCTTCTGCAGTTTAACTCCTGACTTCCTTCAGAAGTCTTCAGCATGGAGGACCCACCTTCTAGGACCCCCACACAAAGGGGACCACAAATGGCCAGGCTGGGATACATTTTTGAAATCACTTGGGCAAGGGAAGGAAGAGTAGGGTACCATCTTTGATGAAGAGAGTTATAGGTCCTGCCTGTAACAgattatagaatatatagaatactATAACAGTGTTCTGTAGGCAGATCtttgtgccttttcttctttttaattacaaTAATTAAAGTGTAGGCTCAAGGCCAGATgggaatcttgagaaagaaattcACTCTCCCAGAAGGCACCGCACTGATTCTTTCCAGACAGCCAGAACGGGCCTTATTGCAAGGCGTTGGCTGCATCACTGAGAATGGGGAGCCCGTGTCTGCTGGTCCAGTTGCCCCCAGGCTGACCAGTGGGGACCGCTGCCCTGGGCCTGCGGCTTGAGGGTCGGTGCAGGTGCACAACCAAACCCAGGGGCCTGGCTTTCCTTGTTTCCCTCAGATGTCCTGCCAGAGACCAGCCTGACCCCACCACCCCTGAAGCCCAGGAAGGTCTGGATTATCTACTCCGCTGACCATCCCCTCTATGTGGATGTGGTCCTGAAGTTCGCCCAGTTCCTGCTCACTGTCTGTGGCACAGAAGTGGCCCTTGACCTGCTAGAGGAGCAGGTCATCTCAGAGGTGGGGGTCATGACCTGGGTGGGCCGCCAGAAGCAGGAGATGGTAGAGACCAACTCCAAGATCATCATCCTGTGCTCCCGAGGCACCCGGGCCAAGTGGCAGGCCATCCTCGGCTGGGAGGAGCCGGCCGTGCAACTCCGGTGTGACCGCTGGAAGCCAGCGGGGGACCTCTTCACCGCGGCCATGAACATGATCCTACCAGACTTCAAGAAGCCAGCCTGCTTCGGCACCTACATCGTCTGCTACTTCCGTGACATCAGCAGTGAGAGTGACATCCCCGACCTCTTCAACATCACTTCCAGGTACCCACTCATGGACAGATTTGAGGAAGTGTACTTCCGGATCCAGGACCTGGAGATGTTTGAACCTGGCCGGATGCACCGTGTCGGGGAGCTCACAGGGGAGAACTATCTGCAGAACCCGAGCGGCTGGCAGCTCAAGGAGGCAGTGGAGCGGTTCCGGCAGTGGCAGGTCCAGTGCCCAGACTGGTTTGAGCATGAGAACCTTTGCTCAGCGGATGACCAGGACCTCCCGTCGCTGGACGAAGAGGTGTTCAAGGAGCCCCTACTGCCGCCAGGAAGAGGGATCATCAAGCAGAAACCCCTGATACAGGAACCCACCTCCGAGGGTGCCCTGGTGGGAGAGCTGCTCATcagtgaggaaggaagaggaCTGTCGAGGCTGGATCCTCAACTCCTGCCCCAAGGAGAACTGGCAACCCAGGCTCTCCACACCGCGGTGCTCCCAGTGGAGGAGATCCCTCCGGCTCAGGCCGTGGAACCCGTTCCTCTGGCCACCGAGAGTAACACAGCAGGCCGGTTGGCTGTCGGGGAGGCAGACGAGGCCTGCCCACTGTTGGAGGGCTACGGCCCACAGCGGAACAGCGTCCTCTGCCTCCCCGTAGACTCAGAGGCCCCGCCTCTCTGCAGCACCCCGATGGCATCGCCCAGCTGCCTCCCGGAAGACATCAGGGAGCAGCTCGAAGGCTTGATGTTCTCCCTCTTCCAGCAGAGTCTGAACTGCCAGGCCCTGGAgggctgggacagagccccgGTGGCTCTCAGAGACCTCTGCACACCCTCCGAGGAGGAGCAACGGCAGTCGGTGCAGTCTGACCAGGGTTATATCTCCAGGAGCTCCCCACAGCCCCCGGAAGGACTCatggagatggaggaagaggaggaagagcaggaccTGGGGACATTGGCCAAGCAGCTCTCTCCCGAGGACCTAGAGAACCTGAGAAGCCTCCAGAGAAGGCTCTTCTTCCAAGAGCTTCAGAAGAGCTCTGGCTGGGACAGTGTGGAGCCGGAGGAGCCCTAGGGCCTCCCCGCGCGCAGGGTGTTGAGAGAAGGGAGTGTGTGTGTCCACGAGGGTTCATGCGAgtgtctgtatatatgtatagattcCTGTATGAAGTGTTTGCCTTTAGATGTGGCCCTCTCGAGCCCTAGGTCTGCCCCTgaattttcttcctctgaccttctggTCATGTTCTGTCCCAGCAAGAATCCACAGCCCATCCCTGCTCTGAGCCAGCGATACAGTGTCATTGAGCCACCGTCGTGCCATTTTCAGTCATGCAACATTTATTTTGCACCTCTTGTTGCCAAGCGTGTGAGATGTAAAGGTAAATCTTACAAGGTAGTGGCCCTGGTCACTAAGGGGTGAGAGTGACAGATTAGCAAACAGGATGGTCCTGTGTGTTGGAAAGGCTTGGTAGAGGTCTGCCTACAGCTATAAAAGCACACAGAAGGAGCAGCTGGGCCCAGAGACTATGGCTGGAGTGGGCAGcgcctggggtggggctggaacCAGGGGGCCTAGAGTGGGAGGACAGGACAGCCGGAGCCCAGGCTGGAGAGGGGCTTGTGGGCCAGGCTAGGGGGGTTGGGACATCAGCCCAGTGGCCTGGCATTCCTTTGATAGGGTTACCTGCTGCCCTGCAGAGGAAGGACCTGAGGACCAAAAATACCCGAAAGCCCCTGGGCAGCAGCACCCCCCAAGCTCGAGAGGTCCCAGAGCTGGGCACCCAAGCCTGGGTATGAGATATGGAGGCTCCAGCAGGGTGGGCGCAGGGGAGCAGGCCTCTctgagggggagggaaatgggCCTCTCTGTACTTAAAAGTCTGAGGCTCAAAGGCAGTATTCGAGGAGAGATGCTAAAGTTTAGTGAGTAAAGAAGCTGTTCTTCAGGTGCCTTCTTGGGAGGAGCTGAGGGCTTCTGTCTGTCTGGGTCCCAGCCCGGGAGGCCGTGTGCCCCTGCACTCGGGTGAGCTCCTCGCCTGTACCCTCGCCCTCAGCTGGAGCTCCAAGCAAGCTTCAGGGACGGAGTGATGGGAAACCatcccagggtgtgtgtgtgtgtgtgtgtgtgtgtgtgacacagaCATGTGCACACAAGGGAGATaatcaataaaagaaggaataaatgtgTCTACTCTGGTGAGAACCCCACTTTGTTCCGTGGAGTCACATGTTACCATAGGACAATTTCCCAGCTGTCCGGTCCTTAAAGTTGTGCGATTTCCCGGCACAACCTGGGGGATGGCAGGTCAGAGGCCCAGACTGCGTACAGCCTGTACACAGCCCAACGGCCACGAAGGACCAGGGGAAGCAGGGCTGCACACAGGGTGTCTGTGTCCCCCAAAATACCTCAGTGTGACAGTAGCAGAGGGACAGGTGATTAGGTCGGGAGGAGGGAGCCCCAGAGAGCTCCATACACCCATGAGGGCGCAGTGAGATGGTGTCCTGTGACCCGGGCAGCAAGCTCCCACCACATATCCAGGATCCAGTCCGCCAGCTCCTTGGTCTGGGACTCGCCAGCCCCCAGAACCATGAGCTACTTGTGTACTTGCAATCTGCCCCATGTTCAGTGTTCTGTTCTGAGCCCTTCCAGACTGAGCAAGATTGGGAGCCACATTCTCCCAGCTGCTGGCCTTTCAGGCTCTGTCTTCCCTCCAGTAAGCTGCCCGTGGGCCTCGCTGGGGCCACATGCCTACCAAGCTTTTGATGGTGTCACCCCAGCTTCCACAAAGTGCTTACTCCATGTCCAGAGTATGGAACAGTATGGTGGACTGGACACGCCACCGGTGTGCCCCAACCAGTGTGGCCTTGGTGCCCAGAAGCATACTTGTCATTTGCATTGCATTCCCCACAAGCCTTGACGTCCAGCTCTGCTGGCCTTGGAGGCCACGTGTCCTCCGTTAGCACTGTTCACTGCGTCCCTCTCTAGGGCGGCTGCTTGTTTTCCTAACAACTTTATAGAGATACGGTGCACATCCATGTCATCCACTCAGCAACCATCGGCATCatcaatttcagaacatttttcttATCCCCAGAAAGAAATCCAGCACCCCTTCATCCTCACCACCCACCCTCCTCAACTCCCCATccctctatggatttgcctgttgtGGACATAACCAGTACAAATGGAATCGTGAAGTTCCCCAGGGCTTCTGGACCCTTCCTTGAACGTCATGCCCTGGTTCCTCCCAcgttccctccctttccctggagCCCCCAGGCTCACACTGGCCTTTGCTCACCACACATGCCGGAAGTTCTGTCAGCCTGTGGTGTCTGCTGTCAGCCCAATGCCAAGACCATGAAGAGTGTGTGTAAATAAAGCCTTGCCTTGCTTTTCGTATTCTTCTGAAATATGGCTAATAAAATCCTGCTTCACCCAGAAACACCATTCTAAGAACACATGTCCCACAAGCTGGGGTTTTCCTACCACTCAagagtacctggatggctcagttggttaagcgtctgccttaggctcaggtcatgatcccagggtcctgggatcaaaccccgcatcaggctcccagatcagtgggaggcctgcttctccctctcccactcctcctgcttccctctctcgcgtctctctgtcaaataaataaataaatttttatttttaataaaaataaaattttattttttattttttaaaaaatattcatttgagagagagagagcatgaataagcagggggagcagcaggcagagggagaagcaagctttctcctgagcaaggagcccgatgcagggcttgatcccaggtccctgagatgaaggcagatgcttaaccaaatgagccatccaggcatccagaGGGAGGTTCTTTAAAAAGAGTCTGGCAGCAGTTAACCCAAGGCTGGGGCcctggctctgctgcttgccagccTTGAGATTGATCCGGTGGTCTTCCTGAGCTCTCAGGTTGCAGGAGGCTCAGCGAGGGCTCCGCCCTCATAGAGGTCTCTGAGGAGTGGACAGAACCTCCATGTGAGGCGCTGGGGTGGGGTCCCACACATGGGAGCACTCAGCACACGGTCGCCCTCATTCCATCCAGGTGTTGCCACCCATACCTGCTGCTGCCCTTGTGAGGCCTCAGGGGCTCCCTGAGGTCTCATCGCCTCTCAGCCAGGAGCACGGACCAGCTTCCTTAGCTTGAGGAACATGGGGCAGTTTAGCCTTCCTCCCATTGTTAGGACTTTCTTGTTCTGGTGTTCACTTTTTCAGATTACAAAAGCAATATATGATCCAATATTCTATATTATGGGAGAATATGAAATAAAGTgactgcccccagcccctgggtaCAGGCTGTGAAGTTGGGGTGCTCACTCACAGCCTCCCACATCACTGCTAAATGGCTTCACTGTCCATCTTCTTGCTTTCTGTCCGTCCCCTGCCCTTCATGCCCTGCCAGCTCTCCCAGATCTTGGTGCTGGGTGCACATTCATATCCTGTCCGCTAGAGTTGGTTGAGGCAGGTGAAGTGCCCTGGAGACTCAGCTTTGTCTGTCAGAGGAACATGGAGTCCCCCCTTTCATGATTTCAAGGATACCGGGAGGTCTTGTCCAACATACCTCCCCAGACCCCAGTCCCTGGATTCCCTTCCTAGGAGGAGTAGTTCCCTAGGCTATTAGTTCCGTCGATCCTTCCTTTCTgatcagagagaaagaaggtacAACAGTGacctgagaggagagagagcagaaagatGTTACGCCCAATTGGTGTCCCCTGACTTTCACTCAGTGCCACTTCCTTGGGACTCACACAGAATAGGAAAACCAGCCCTGCTTTTTAGCTAGACCATTCAGCTTTAATAAGGAGAAGTTGAACTCTGTCAACAGCTAAATCTGAACGCTGCCTGGGGTGGTGCAAATTTTGGagacaggcctgggttcaaatctgaaTCCCTTTCCTGACTTCAGCATGGAATTCAGCAAGCTACTCTATCTTTCTGGACCTCAGGAAGATGGAACTCAAGCTCCCTTGCCCATggctgtgaggatgaaatgagcaGCTCTGCATTGGGGGACTCCGCAGGCAAGCACAGAATGTGTCGCCAGAGCCTCCCAAGGGCTAGAACCCGGGGACAGATTCAAACCCTCGGCAAGGCCCACATGGGGCCTCCGCACTGCCCACGCGAATACACCCCCATCCACGTGCCATTTCTTCGTCTTCCACATGGTGCTTTCATGCACGGTTCTACTGAGCACGGAGGGACAACTAGCTTGCTTACCTGTGAGAAACATGTCAACATAACATGCTTAGTCAaattcattatcttatttaaaggaagatgtggtcttaTGTTTTTCTGTCATTGTTTCACATGTGAATTTTATCCTCGGTTATGATTATCAATGTCTTGAGGAAAAGGACCATCCTTCCATACACCCCCTCATTTAATTATTCACACAGCCTTGTGAGGTAATAGTGCTCCTGGGTGATAAGTGATGAAGACACCCCAGGAGTGGAGGTCAGTGCCCACAGCCTCAGTGGGTAGGAGGCAGAGCAAGCCCAGGACTGGGGTTCCCGTGCTCTCAGTTTGCCTCTTTTCCCTTCTGGGTCCA harbors:
- the IL17RA gene encoding interleukin-17 receptor A isoform X3, giving the protein MRKSGSTCLDDSWIHPRNLTPSSPKDVQVHLDFAHNQHGDLLPVARIRWTLQTDASILFLEGAELSVLQLNTNERLCIKFEFLSRLQHHRQRWHFTFSHFVVEPGQEYEVTVHNLPKPIPDGDPNHQSRNFPVPGCEDPRMRMTTPCVSSGSLWDPNITAETLEAQQLRLSFTLWNESTPYQILLTSFPHTENQSCFHHGLMVSTPTLEEFHQRANVTLTLSDRTWCCRHRVQIQPFFSSCLNDCLRHSVTLPCPEIPDAPVPIADYIPLWVYGFITGISILLVGSVILLIICMTWRLPGSHREKYGNDSKCTDVLPETSLTPPPLKPRKVWIIYSADHPLYVDVVLKFAQFLLTVCGTEVALDLLEEQVISEVGVMTWVGRQKQEMVETNSKIIILCSRGTRAKWQAILGWEEPAVQLRCDRWKPAGDLFTAAMNMILPDFKKPACFGTYIVCYFRDISSESDIPDLFNITSRYPLMDRFEEVYFRIQDLEMFEPGRMHRVGELTGENYLQNPSGWQLKEAVERFRQWQVQCPDWFEHENLCSADDQDLPSLDEEVFKEPLLPPGRGIIKQKPLIQEPTSEGALVGELLISEEGRGLSRLDPQLLPQGELATQALHTAVLPVEEIPPAQAVEPVPLATESNTAGRLAVGEADEACPLLEGYGPQRNSVLCLPVDSEAPPLCSTPMASPSCLPEDIREQLEGLMFSLFQQSLNCQALEGWDRAPVALRDLCTPSEEEQRQSVQSDQGYISRSSPQPPEGLMEMEEEEEEQDLGTLAKQLSPEDLENLRSLQRRLFFQELQKSSGWDSVEPEEP
- the IL17RA gene encoding interleukin-17 receptor A isoform X4 — its product is MGTPRRGPPVLPGPPLGRLLVPLLLSGLSLARASPRLLDYPAPVCSQEGLNCAVKNSTCLDDSWIHPRNLTPSSPKDVQVHLDFAHNQHGDLLPVARIRWTLQTDASILFLEGAELSVLQLNTNERLCIKFEFLSRLQHHRQRWHFTFSHFVVEPGQEYEVTVHNLPKPIPDGDPNHQSRNFPVPGCEDPRMRMTTPCVSSGSLWDPNITAETLEAQQLRLSFTLWNESTPYQILLTSFPHTENQSCFHHGLMVSTPTLEEFHQRANVTLTLSDRTWCCRHRVQIQPFFSSCLNDCLRHSVTLPCPEIPDAPGLLCRVTHVVLLPTDYIPLWVYGFITGISILLVGSVILLIICMTWRLPGSHREKYGNDSKCTDVLPETSLTPPPLKPRKVWIIYSADHPLYVDVVLKFAQFLLTVCGTEVALDLLEEQVISEVGVMTWVGRQKQEMVETNSKIIILCSRGTRAKWQAILGWEEPAVQLRCDRWKPAGDLFTAAMNMILPDFKKPACFGTYIVCYFRDISSESDIPDLFNITSRYPLMDRFEEVYFRIQDLEMFEPGRMHRVGELTGENYLQNPSGWQLKEAVERFRQWQVQCPDWFEHENLCSADDQDLPSLDEEVFKEPLLPPGRGIIKQKPLIQEPTSEGALVGELLISEEGRGLSRLDPQLLPQGELATQALHTAVLPVEEIPPAQAVEPVPLATESNTAGRLAVGEADEACPLLEGYGPQRNSVLCLPVDSEAPPLCSTPMASPSCLPEDIREQLEGLMFSLFQQSLNCQALEGWDRAPVALRDLCTPSEEEQRQSVQSDQGYISRSSPQPPEGLMEMEEEEEEQDLGTLAKQLSPEDLENLRSLQRRLFFQELQKSSGWDSVEPEEP
- the IL17RA gene encoding interleukin-17 receptor A isoform X1, with protein sequence MGTPRRGPPVLPGPPLGRLLVPLLLSGLSLARASPRLLDYPAPVCSQEGLNCAVKNSTCLDDSWIHPRNLTPSSPKDVQVHLDFAHNQHGDLLPVARIRWTLQTDASILFLEGAELSVLQLNTNERLCIKFEFLSRLQHHRQRWHFTFSHFVVEPGQEYEVTVHNLPKPIPDGDPNHQSRNFPVPGCEDPRMRMTTPCVSSGSLWDPNITAETLEAQQLRLSFTLWNESTPYQILLTSFPHTENQSCFHHGLMVSTPTLEEFHQRANVTLTLSDRTWCCRHRVQIQPFFSSCLNDCLRHSVTLPCPEIPDAPVPIADYIPLWVYGFITGISILLVGSVILLIICMTWRLPGSHREKYGNDSKCTDVLPETSLTPPPLKPRKVWIIYSADHPLYVDVVLKFAQFLLTVCGTEVALDLLEEQVISEVGVMTWVGRQKQEMVETNSKIIILCSRGTRAKWQAILGWEEPAVQLRCDRWKPAGDLFTAAMNMILPDFKKPACFGTYIVCYFRDISSESDIPDLFNITSRYPLMDRFEEVYFRIQDLEMFEPGRMHRVGELTGENYLQNPSGWQLKEAVERFRQWQVQCPDWFEHENLCSADDQDLPSLDEEVFKEPLLPPGRGIIKQKPLIQEPTSEGALVGELLISEEGRGLSRLDPQLLPQGELATQALHTAVLPVEEIPPAQAVEPVPLATESNTAGRLAVGEADEACPLLEGYGPQRNSVLCLPVDSEAPPLCSTPMASPSCLPEDIREQLEGLMFSLFQQSLNCQALEGWDRAPVALRDLCTPSEEEQRQSVQSDQGYISRSSPQPPEGLMEMEEEEEEQDLGTLAKQLSPEDLENLRSLQRRLFFQELQKSSGWDSVEPEEP
- the IL17RA gene encoding interleukin-17 receptor A isoform X2 — protein: MGTPRRGPPVLPGPPLGRLLVPLLLSGLSLARASPRLLDYPAPVCSQEGLNCAVKNSTCLDDSWIHPRNLTPSSPKDVQVHLDFAHNQHGDLLPVARIRWTLQTDASILFLEGAELSVLQLNTNERLCIKFEFLSRLQHHRQRWHFTFSHFVVEPGQEYEVTVHNLPKPIPDGDPNHQSRNFPVPGCEDPRMRMTTPCVSSGSLWDPNITAETLEAQQLRLSFTLWNESTPYQILLTSFPHTENQSCFHHGLMVSTPTLEEFHQRANVTLTLSDRTWCCRHRVQIQPFFSSCLNDCLRHSVTLPCPEIPDAPDYIPLWVYGFITGISILLVGSVILLIICMTWRLPGSHREKYGNDSKCTDVLPETSLTPPPLKPRKVWIIYSADHPLYVDVVLKFAQFLLTVCGTEVALDLLEEQVISEVGVMTWVGRQKQEMVETNSKIIILCSRGTRAKWQAILGWEEPAVQLRCDRWKPAGDLFTAAMNMILPDFKKPACFGTYIVCYFRDISSESDIPDLFNITSRYPLMDRFEEVYFRIQDLEMFEPGRMHRVGELTGENYLQNPSGWQLKEAVERFRQWQVQCPDWFEHENLCSADDQDLPSLDEEVFKEPLLPPGRGIIKQKPLIQEPTSEGALVGELLISEEGRGLSRLDPQLLPQGELATQALHTAVLPVEEIPPAQAVEPVPLATESNTAGRLAVGEADEACPLLEGYGPQRNSVLCLPVDSEAPPLCSTPMASPSCLPEDIREQLEGLMFSLFQQSLNCQALEGWDRAPVALRDLCTPSEEEQRQSVQSDQGYISRSSPQPPEGLMEMEEEEEEQDLGTLAKQLSPEDLENLRSLQRRLFFQELQKSSGWDSVEPEEP